The Brevibacterium atlanticum genome segment TCATCATCACCGCTTCGTGCCTCATGGTCTCCCCGGGCCTGGGCATCGCCGCCGGCATCTACTACCTCGTGTACATGCAGGTCGAGGCGTATCTGCTCAGCCCACGCATCATGAAGGCCGCGGTCGATGTGCCCGGTGCCCTGGTGATCATCGCCGCGATCGCCGGCGGCACCTTGGGTGGGGTGCTCGGTGCCGTGGTCGCGGTGCCGGTGGCCGCCTCGGTGATGATCATCATCCGCAAGGTCGTCGTGCCCGCACAGGCGAAGAGGTAGGGGTCGTTCAGCTCCGGTCGTCGTGGTCGTCGTCGATGCGGGTGACGATGACGTGGATGATGAGCTTCGCGAGGTAGTAGGCGCCGAAATACCCGATCACTGCTGCGACCAGAGTGACGAGCAGGTTGCTCTCCCCGGTTCCGGCCATGGCCAATCCTGCGAAGATCGCGGCAGAGATCGCCGCGAGATACGGGATCAGCCGCAGGACGGGAGTGTCGGTCTCGCTCATGCAAGCGAGTCTAGCAATGGGGTATCGGCAGGTTGATACGGAGTCTAAGGTGGAAATCATGATCGAGGCTGACTGGGTGGCCAACCGCGACGAGGCGGTGCCCGAGGATGTGGAACGTCTGCTGGCGACGGTGCCCGAATGGTCCGGTCGGCCCGAATCCAATGCCGAGTACATCGATGACTCCCGCACCATGGAGACGTGGACGGTGCGTTACGACGACGGTCGCGTCGTCGGAGTCACTCTTGTGGCTCATCATTTCCCACAGACGGGCGAAATCCACTTCACCGTCGTCGACCGCAGTGCACATGGCCAGGGTGTCGGTTCTGCGATGGTCCGAGCGATCGGTGACGATCTGCGCCGCCGCGGAGTCGAGATGCTGATGGTGAAGACTCTCGGGCCGTCGAAATCTGACCCGAATTACGCGCGCACTCGGCACTTCTACGAGACGGTGGGATTCGTTCCGCTCGAGGAGACCGACCTTTGGGGTGCCGACACCCCCTGCCTCATCATGGCCAAACCTTTGACATGACACTTCCGTCATGGCCGGCAGTGCCGCCACAATATGGACGAGTCCATCTGCGCCCAGTGGAGATCGTTGACATCGAGATGGCACAGGAACTCTCGACCGATCGGTATGTCCCGCAGACGGGAACACTGCCATTCAACGCCACGGCTGCGGAAGCACGGGCATGGATACAACGGCAACAGGGACGACACGACGAGGGGCGGGGCTTCTCATTCACGGTTGCCACGCAGATCAACGACCGAGCGATCGGGCACTGCGGCCTATGGTTGCACAACCTCCCGGAGGGACAGGCGACAGCCGGATATGCGATTGTTCCCTCTTCTCGCCGACAGGGATTCGCCATCGAGGCACTCGTAGCTCTGACCGAGTTCGGGTGGTCAATCCCTCCTCTGCGGCAGATCACGCTACTCATCGAGCCGTGGAATATCGGATCAATACGCACTGCGGAACGAATCGGCTACGAGAACAACGGCATCGTCGCCGAACAACACGAGATCGGCGGAACCCGTCGAGACGTCCTTTCGTACGCACTGGAGCGCCCACAATGAACGGCTCAGATACAACCGACCCTGCAGTCCCGGCCGATCTGCTCACACCCATTCGGGCCGTGGTCTTCGACGTTGGGGAGACTCTGGTCGACGAACACCGAACGTGGGAGCAGTATGCGGCCACTGTCGGTGTGCCCGTCTTGACGGTCTTTGCCATGCTCGGAGCGCTGATTGAGCGGAGAGAAGACCACCGCCAGATTTGGAATGCCCTCGGCGTGGAGGCACCGGTCTCGGCGACGACGATTGCGAACATCGATCTGTACGATGATGCCGCTCCGTGCCTCCAAGCGGCCAAGACAGCCGGACTCGTCGTCGGTATTGCCGGCAATCAGCCTGCAGGTGCGGTTGAGCAGCTGCAGGCTCTCGGTCTGTCGGCCGATTTCGTCGCATCGTCGTTCGAATGGAAGATCGCGAAACCGGCGGGGGCCTTCTTCACCGAGGTCGTCCGCTTCGCGAGCGTGGATGCAGCTGAGATCCTCTACGTCGGTGACCGGATCGACAACGACATCATCCCTGCGAAAAGAGCAGGAATGATGACAGCATTCCTTCGGCGCGGACCGTGGGGTCAGATTCAGCGCCGGTGGCCAGAAGCGGACGCAGCCGACCTGACTGTGGACTCTCTCGACGAGCTCCGAAGAATGCTTTCTCCTCAGAAACCTCACAGCTCCAGCTGAAGCGGGAACTGAGCTGTAAGCAGTGGAGTCCTCACCCGCCGTGGACGCAGAATGAGTACATGACCGATGACGGCAAAGTGTGGGGCATTGAGAAGACGGTGCAGATCAATGCACCGGTCACCGAGGTGTGGCCTCATATTCGGGACGCGAGACTGCTGAGCCGGTGGTGGTGCCCGCCGCCGACAGTCCGGATCACCTTCGATCCCTGCCTGGGTGCCGCCTACTCGGAGCGATACGACGATGGAACCCACTCGTATGCGATCGACGGTGACATTCTCGAGGTCGACCCGCCTCGGGGATTGACGATTCGGCGGACGACGAACGGTCGGTTCGGTGACAGTGACCAGGTCAGCATCAACCTCGGCGATCGGGACTCACAGACCCTCGTCCGTCTGCACCACTCGTTCCCGGACATCCCTGCTCGTCGGCGAGGCGAAGCCTAT includes the following:
- a CDS encoding SRPBCC family protein, with translation MTDDGKVWGIEKTVQINAPVTEVWPHIRDARLLSRWWCPPPTVRITFDPCLGAAYSERYDDGTHSYAIDGDILEVDPPRGLTIRRTTNGRFGDSDQVSINLGDRDSQTLVRLHHSFPDIPARRRGEAYDFYVDGWDFSLNLLSAEVARSLRSE
- a CDS encoding GNAT family N-acetyltransferase codes for the protein MIEADWVANRDEAVPEDVERLLATVPEWSGRPESNAEYIDDSRTMETWTVRYDDGRVVGVTLVAHHFPQTGEIHFTVVDRSAHGQGVGSAMVRAIGDDLRRRGVEMLMVKTLGPSKSDPNYARTRHFYETVGFVPLEETDLWGADTPCLIMAKPLT
- a CDS encoding HAD family hydrolase; protein product: MNGSDTTDPAVPADLLTPIRAVVFDVGETLVDEHRTWEQYAATVGVPVLTVFAMLGALIERREDHRQIWNALGVEAPVSATTIANIDLYDDAAPCLQAAKTAGLVVGIAGNQPAGAVEQLQALGLSADFVASSFEWKIAKPAGAFFTEVVRFASVDAAEILYVGDRIDNDIIPAKRAGMMTAFLRRGPWGQIQRRWPEADAADLTVDSLDELRRMLSPQKPHSSS
- a CDS encoding GNAT family N-acetyltransferase: MTLPSWPAVPPQYGRVHLRPVEIVDIEMAQELSTDRYVPQTGTLPFNATAAEARAWIQRQQGRHDEGRGFSFTVATQINDRAIGHCGLWLHNLPEGQATAGYAIVPSSRRQGFAIEALVALTEFGWSIPPLRQITLLIEPWNIGSIRTAERIGYENNGIVAEQHEIGGTRRDVLSYALERPQ